One genomic window of Haladaptatus sp. R4 includes the following:
- the paaK gene encoding phenylacetate--CoA ligase PaaK, which yields MIYSDTEVSSRAELRAIQDGRLAETVAHAYENVPHYRDALDEANISPGDIGGVEDVSKLPFTTKEDFRDNYPDGMFAVPRAELARIHASSGTTGKPKIVGYTDSDLGIWREVMARSLSAAGVEPEHVVQNAYGYGLFTGGLGFHDGVEELGACVIPVGGGNTARQIDMLQDLESEVLSCTPSYCLYLAEAMEDRGIDPHDLALETVIIGAEPFTDPMREEIEEALGVTAVDVYGLSEIIGPGVSIECAEAQDGQHIWEDHFYPEVIDPETGEPLPEGEEGELVITSLTKEALPVLRYRTGDMTTLNYEKCACGRTMVRMGNVTGRADDLLIVRGVNVYPSQIEEVMIDLDAVAPHYRIDLTRDGQLDRMKISVEYHENFEDSPAELRDRIDSCLREILDVKPDELEVVEPGTLERTEVGKVKRVFDHR from the coding sequence ATGATATACAGTGACACCGAGGTGTCATCTCGGGCGGAGCTGCGTGCGATTCAGGACGGGCGACTGGCGGAGACGGTCGCACACGCCTACGAAAACGTCCCTCACTATCGTGATGCGTTGGACGAAGCGAACATCTCGCCCGGCGACATCGGAGGCGTCGAGGACGTCTCGAAACTCCCGTTCACGACGAAGGAGGACTTCCGTGACAACTACCCGGACGGGATGTTCGCGGTACCGCGCGCGGAGTTGGCCCGTATCCACGCTTCGTCGGGGACCACCGGGAAGCCGAAAATCGTCGGCTACACGGACTCGGACCTCGGCATCTGGCGCGAGGTGATGGCCCGGTCGCTCAGTGCGGCGGGCGTCGAACCGGAGCACGTCGTTCAGAACGCCTACGGCTACGGCCTGTTCACGGGCGGCCTCGGGTTCCACGACGGCGTCGAGGAACTCGGCGCGTGCGTCATTCCAGTCGGTGGTGGCAACACCGCCCGACAGATCGACATGTTACAGGATTTGGAAAGCGAGGTGCTCTCGTGTACCCCGTCGTACTGTCTCTACCTCGCCGAAGCGATGGAGGACCGCGGCATCGACCCGCACGACCTCGCGCTCGAAACCGTCATCATCGGCGCGGAACCGTTCACGGACCCGATGCGCGAGGAAATCGAGGAGGCGCTCGGCGTGACCGCCGTGGACGTGTACGGTCTCTCGGAAATCATCGGACCGGGCGTTTCCATCGAATGCGCCGAAGCACAGGACGGCCAGCACATCTGGGAGGACCACTTCTATCCCGAAGTCATCGACCCGGAGACGGGCGAACCGCTTCCCGAGGGGGAGGAGGGAGAACTCGTCATCACCAGTCTAACGAAGGAAGCCCTTCCCGTATTGCGCTACCGAACCGGCGACATGACGACGTTGAACTACGAGAAGTGTGCGTGCGGACGGACGATGGTTCGCATGGGCAACGTCACCGGCCGCGCCGACGACCTGCTCATCGTTCGCGGCGTGAACGTCTACCCGAGCCAAATCGAGGAAGTGATGATCGATCTGGACGCCGTCGCGCCACACTATCGCATCGACCTGACGCGGGACGGCCAACTCGACAGGATGAAGATTTCCGTCGAATACCACGAAAACTTCGAGGACTCGCCCGCGGAACTCCGCGACCGGATCGATTCCTGCCTGCGCGAGATTCTCGACGTGAAACCCGACGAACTCGAAGTGGTCGAACCCGGCACCCTCGAACGAACCGAGGTCGGCAAAGTGAAACGCGTGTTCGACCATCGCTGA